A genomic window from Candidatus Pelagisphaera phototrophica includes:
- a CDS encoding ribonucleoside-diphosphate reductase subunit alpha — MINPTLEEDIALKRLVSVSREKKLGYNWRAESSDVDESEKSKIHVVTHEGEATFDQNEIMDTIGNALANVLLSKNEKDIFTDKNRDWVQIVATQVCEKLEAKSASTRETRFGLGELYDVIEHTLVENDAYDVAKCMLMNRQRKIATEQNTGLKTLRLIRRNGQVVPWKEQKIEIAVRKAFLTLEMNSEPSVAVARGITERLEATGQAFVQIEEVQDMVQEELMRQGHFKVAEHYILYRAERRSLREAEALQGVDTPEQNSMIVVKNDDGSTYFWDGVDLKKRIDFAMIGLDLCLSFEEIEAELRRSIFDEISEDGLQKTVTLNARTLIEQDADFAKFAARIQLSYIYEEVLGWDIVKDGVRALKRFHQKKFKEYVKYGTKIGRLNDKIKDYNIDELAKTLDPSADLELDYLGVQTLYDRYLIIDKTNGLSNQRRIETPQFFWLRVAMGLFSAEEEKEVKAKALYKLYKSRRFCSSTPTLFNSGTCHSQLSSCYLYYVDDSIEGIMQRGIAENAYLSKWAGGLGGSWTAVRGTGSHISGTNGESQGIVPFLKLHNDLLIAVNQGGKRRGSGCAYLETWHNDLYDFLELRKNTGDDRRRCHDMNTANWIPDLFMKRMEERGEWSFFRSSEAPDLHDAYGKDFEERYTAYEAKALGGEMWSKTVPAIEVWKLMLRMIFETGHPWITFKDPCNVRSPQDHFGVVHSSNLCTEITLNTSNDETAVCNLGSVVLDQHLDKDGNIDHKKLKETVHTAIRALDNVIDINFYPTEAAKRSNQAHRPIGLGVMGLQNALYIRNIPFASQEAVEFNDEAMEAIAFYAIEASSDLAAERGAYQSYKGSKWDRGLLPQDTLDLLEEERGAVVDVPRGGKLDWTPIRKKIAKHGIRNSNVMAIAPTATISNITGTSPCIEPSYKNLFVKSNLSGEFTILNQHLVRDLKARGLWNTDMLNNLKYFDGELDEIEEIPEDLKLKYKTAFAVDYSWLVLAAARRQKWIDQSQSVNLFLATPDMKTLSHMYRAAWKHGLKTTYYLRTLGASNIEKATIGAKKDLRGVVASSQAKQTPEEPEVCESCQ; from the coding sequence ATGATCAATCCCACCCTCGAAGAAGACATCGCTCTAAAGCGCCTTGTATCCGTTTCCCGTGAAAAGAAACTGGGATACAATTGGCGTGCTGAAAGTAGCGACGTAGACGAATCGGAAAAATCCAAGATTCACGTCGTTACCCACGAGGGCGAAGCCACTTTCGATCAGAACGAGATTATGGACACCATAGGCAACGCTTTGGCCAACGTGCTTTTGTCCAAAAACGAGAAAGACATTTTTACCGACAAGAACCGGGATTGGGTACAAATTGTCGCTACGCAGGTATGCGAAAAGCTTGAGGCAAAGTCCGCTTCGACTCGGGAGACGCGTTTTGGATTGGGTGAACTTTACGATGTTATTGAACATACGCTGGTAGAGAATGACGCATATGATGTAGCCAAATGCATGCTAATGAACCGCCAACGCAAGATCGCCACGGAGCAAAACACTGGCCTGAAAACGCTTCGATTGATCCGCCGCAACGGGCAGGTCGTGCCCTGGAAGGAGCAAAAGATCGAAATCGCCGTTCGCAAAGCCTTCCTCACATTGGAAATGAATTCCGAGCCGTCCGTCGCGGTGGCCCGCGGCATTACCGAACGCCTCGAAGCTACTGGTCAAGCCTTCGTGCAAATCGAGGAAGTCCAAGACATGGTTCAAGAAGAGCTCATGCGCCAAGGCCATTTCAAAGTAGCCGAACACTACATTCTTTATAGAGCGGAACGCCGGTCCTTACGCGAGGCGGAGGCCCTCCAGGGCGTAGACACGCCGGAGCAAAATTCCATGATCGTCGTCAAAAACGACGATGGCTCCACCTATTTCTGGGACGGCGTTGATCTCAAAAAGCGAATCGACTTCGCCATGATCGGGCTCGATCTCTGCCTCAGTTTCGAGGAAATCGAGGCCGAGCTCCGTCGCTCCATCTTCGACGAGATCAGCGAGGATGGCCTACAGAAGACCGTCACTCTCAACGCCCGAACCTTGATCGAGCAAGACGCGGACTTCGCCAAGTTCGCCGCCCGGATCCAACTCTCTTATATCTATGAAGAGGTGCTCGGTTGGGACATTGTTAAAGACGGCGTACGAGCTCTCAAAAGATTTCACCAAAAGAAATTCAAGGAGTACGTCAAATACGGCACTAAAATCGGTCGCCTCAACGACAAGATCAAAGACTACAACATCGACGAGCTCGCTAAGACGCTCGACCCTTCTGCCGACCTCGAGCTCGACTACCTCGGTGTACAGACCTTGTACGACCGCTACCTCATCATCGATAAGACTAATGGCCTCTCTAACCAGCGTCGTATTGAGACGCCCCAGTTCTTCTGGCTGCGCGTCGCCATGGGACTCTTCTCCGCAGAGGAAGAGAAAGAAGTAAAGGCCAAGGCCCTCTACAAACTCTACAAGAGCCGTCGCTTCTGTTCGTCCACTCCCACTCTTTTCAATTCTGGCACCTGCCACTCTCAGCTCTCTTCCTGCTACCTCTACTACGTGGATGATTCCATCGAGGGCATCATGCAGCGCGGCATCGCTGAAAACGCCTACCTCTCCAAATGGGCAGGTGGACTCGGCGGCAGTTGGACCGCCGTTCGCGGAACGGGCAGCCACATTTCCGGCACTAACGGCGAAAGCCAAGGCATCGTTCCTTTCCTAAAGCTGCACAACGACCTGCTCATCGCGGTAAACCAAGGCGGCAAGCGCCGTGGCTCCGGTTGTGCGTACTTGGAAACGTGGCACAACGATCTCTACGATTTCCTAGAGCTCCGCAAGAACACAGGTGACGACCGTCGCCGCTGTCACGACATGAACACAGCCAACTGGATTCCCGACTTGTTCATGAAACGTATGGAGGAACGCGGCGAGTGGAGTTTCTTCCGCTCCAGCGAGGCTCCCGATCTCCACGACGCCTATGGCAAGGACTTCGAAGAGAGGTACACCGCCTACGAAGCCAAAGCCCTCGGGGGTGAAATGTGGTCCAAGACCGTTCCCGCTATCGAAGTGTGGAAACTGATGCTCCGCATGATTTTCGAGACCGGCCACCCATGGATCACCTTCAAGGATCCTTGCAACGTCCGCTCACCACAAGACCACTTCGGCGTGGTCCATTCGTCCAACCTCTGTACCGAGATTACGCTCAACACGAGCAACGATGAAACCGCCGTGTGCAACCTCGGCAGCGTCGTCCTCGACCAGCACTTGGACAAGGACGGCAACATCGACCACAAGAAGCTCAAAGAAACGGTCCACACCGCTATCCGGGCGCTCGACAACGTGATCGACATTAACTTCTACCCGACCGAAGCAGCCAAACGGTCCAACCAGGCCCACCGTCCGATCGGACTCGGCGTCATGGGACTGCAGAATGCCCTCTACATTCGCAACATTCCTTTTGCTTCCCAGGAAGCCGTCGAATTCAACGACGAGGCCATGGAGGCCATCGCCTTCTACGCTATCGAAGCGTCCAGCGACTTGGCAGCCGAGCGCGGCGCATACCAGAGCTACAAAGGCTCCAAGTGGGACCGCGGGCTCCTTCCGCAAGACACTCTCGACCTTCTCGAGGAAGAACGGGGCGCAGTCGTGGATGTGCCACGGGGCGGCAAGCTCGACTGGACTCCCATCCGCAAGAAGATCGCCAAGCACGGCATTCGCAATTCCAACGTCATGGCCATCGCCCCTACGGCGACCATTTCGAACATCACTGGCACCTCCCCTTGTATCGAGCCTTCCTACAAGAACCTCTTTGTTAAGAGCAACCTCTCCGGAGAATTCACCATTCTCAACCAGCACCTCGTTCGCGACCTCAAAGCCCGCGGCCTCTGGAACACGGACATGCTTAACAACCTGAAGTACTTCGACGGCGAGCTCGACGAGATCGAGGAAATCCCTGAAGACCTCAAGCTCAAATACAAGACCGCCTTCGCCGTCGACTACAGCTGGCTTGTATTGGCCGCCGCACGACGCCAGAAATGGATCGACCAAAGCCAATCGGTGAACCTCTTCCTCGCTACGCCAGACATGAAAACACTGTCCCACATGTATCGTGCCGCCTGGAAGCATGGACTCAAGACCACCTACTACCTCCGCACCCTCGGAGCCTCCAACATTGAGAAAGCCACCATTGGAGCCAAGAAAGACCTCCGAGGTGTAGTCGCCTCCTCCCAGGCTAAACAAACCCCGGAAGAACCGGAAGTTTGCGAGAGCTGTCAGTAA
- a CDS encoding ribonucleotide-diphosphate reductase subunit beta, whose product MDKTYTVGNKTFLLDQEKAERAFAEKRVINGRQSMCFNLLPLKYHWAYDLYKTMKANHWEPEDIIMNRDIEQWKDNSVVSDIERWIIMMGVGYFSAAEGIVGDNVIHVVREHVTAPELKLVLGRHSHEENIHADSLLYMISSLGINPHECEAMFEDIETIVNKNEFVTRTSHGLRRDMDLNEPRNKQIFAKNLFVFGQCMEGTQFYGMFGMILSLYRQNKFRGIGEMFRYTLRDESNHIELFRNLFMELVDENPEIWTKEFQQELRDTMAEAVTLEKDFISDCLPMDSIGLRKEDFLQYIDYIADRRLEGVGLEPLIGDVQNPLPWLAEMMDIKKEQNFFEGRVTEYQKASSLDLDSDDDL is encoded by the coding sequence ATGGATAAAACGTACACAGTCGGCAATAAAACCTTCTTACTAGACCAGGAAAAAGCAGAAAGAGCATTCGCGGAAAAGCGTGTCATCAATGGCCGCCAATCGATGTGTTTTAATCTCCTCCCGCTTAAGTACCACTGGGCTTACGACTTGTACAAAACGATGAAGGCGAACCACTGGGAACCGGAGGACATCATCATGAACCGCGACATCGAGCAATGGAAGGACAACTCCGTCGTTTCCGATATCGAGCGCTGGATCATTATGATGGGCGTGGGCTACTTTTCCGCTGCCGAAGGCATTGTAGGGGATAACGTTATACACGTTGTCCGCGAACACGTGACCGCTCCTGAGCTCAAGCTCGTCCTCGGCCGCCATAGTCACGAAGAGAACATCCATGCGGACTCGCTGCTTTACATGATCAGTTCGTTGGGCATCAACCCGCACGAGTGCGAGGCGATGTTCGAAGACATCGAGACCATCGTAAATAAGAACGAGTTTGTCACCCGTACGTCGCACGGACTGCGTCGGGACATGGATCTCAACGAGCCTCGCAACAAGCAGATTTTTGCCAAGAACCTTTTCGTCTTCGGACAATGTATGGAAGGTACCCAGTTCTACGGAATGTTCGGGATGATACTTTCTCTGTACCGGCAAAACAAATTCCGGGGTATCGGCGAGATGTTCCGCTACACGCTGCGCGACGAGTCCAACCACATCGAGCTGTTCCGCAACCTCTTCATGGAACTCGTAGACGAGAATCCGGAGATCTGGACCAAAGAGTTCCAGCAAGAACTGCGCGACACCATGGCGGAAGCGGTCACCTTGGAAAAAGATTTTATTAGCGATTGCCTGCCCATGGACTCCATCGGCTTGCGCAAAGAAGATTTCCTCCAGTACATCGACTACATTGCGGACCGGCGACTCGAAGGAGTTGGCCTCGAGCCGCTCATTGGTGATGTCCAAAACCCATTGCCTTGGCTAGCGGAAATGATGGACATTAAGAAGGAGCAAAACTTCTTCGAAGGACGCGTTACGGAATATCAGAAGGCGTCCTCTCTCGATCTCGATAGCGACGACGACCTCTAG
- a CDS encoding AsmA-like C-terminal region-containing protein, whose amino-acid sequence MPESLVRLLEKELKAQGATMSMSGIRIQPNGRITIDNPKIYSTDLQSEIANADRISLKVNRALLLFGRAQITELNVINGSLIIPALLSKSGVPEPQVDQIDLRAKNQREGWVIHQSKFQFGNARAIISGIIDPTDLTLEEVPEQPLPLSQRLITFHNKALEIKDLLSQIEGLEARIRFDASRQGPKSATAVITAIGGKWQNKATADEVLVEIQASLGGDASLSAHVGSINAPQNTFAKDLKLSAAWPQIPTTENLQPSHVHLTIGSGGQESNFASNLYFNFHPLDPENWRTNGYFQIADSSWKVNSVANPKNKTASVDLMGSPTQGLVELVINLAKQVAPKMGKLPLERMARVIDPPDLHISAEFEGALKPKSVDATLEANRLTSLDAPFDRVIAQANLRGNQVEVPNLWLRSGKQSGRLSVLLDLETMHRRLLIDGLFNPNTVNGWIPDPWWTELWSNFRFPEEGFYCLMDSSQIIKRPETLRLTGYGTCKELDIRGHPMEEIETHMFILQRYIDLYNLALTRKEGSIKGDGQFSIGQDPRDGIYKMTALWLDAESTIDLSIGPDLIYEVRENVEEILEPYGYSVPPKVDARSASVMHKNRFTYDVDLQIDTDEAFNYYDYPLDSLSATVSVGNDRADIPAVKARLAGGIVDANATVRNENIALSVTLSDARFGDTLKASAEYFRASDPESSAHGITAEELSAYGGTTSLHFTGKGVVGDSLSYDGEGTYQISGANLTDLPLLGGISRALDSAGIPIATLKFNGAEGEFAVQKRYVEFPELILVGPIAQIKSSGKYDLGEDELDFKAQLQPFRSIPLVQVPLRLLDVFTGIFEVRLTGPISDPKKSVFREAPKREEGVSTENENVSG is encoded by the coding sequence ATGCCCGAATCTCTTGTCCGGTTGCTGGAGAAAGAGCTCAAAGCACAAGGCGCTACGATGAGTATGTCAGGTATTCGCATCCAGCCCAATGGTCGCATCACGATTGATAATCCGAAGATCTATTCTACTGATTTACAGTCTGAAATCGCTAATGCCGACCGCATCAGCCTGAAAGTTAACCGTGCTTTGCTGCTATTTGGAAGAGCTCAAATAACCGAGCTGAATGTCATAAACGGGTCGTTAATCATCCCGGCCCTTCTTTCAAAGTCCGGAGTTCCCGAACCACAGGTCGATCAGATTGACCTCAGAGCTAAAAACCAACGCGAGGGCTGGGTGATTCACCAATCCAAATTCCAATTCGGAAATGCCCGAGCAATTATCAGCGGTATCATTGATCCTACCGACTTGACGTTGGAGGAGGTTCCAGAACAGCCCCTGCCCCTCAGCCAACGCCTTATAACCTTTCACAACAAGGCATTGGAGATCAAGGACTTACTCTCTCAGATCGAAGGGCTCGAAGCGAGAATCCGTTTTGATGCGTCTCGCCAGGGTCCGAAGTCGGCTACCGCTGTCATCACCGCAATTGGCGGGAAATGGCAGAACAAGGCTACAGCGGACGAAGTTCTCGTTGAGATTCAAGCCTCACTGGGTGGTGACGCTTCGCTATCGGCCCATGTCGGCTCAATCAACGCTCCACAAAACACGTTCGCCAAAGACCTCAAATTGTCTGCGGCTTGGCCCCAAATTCCGACCACTGAAAATTTGCAGCCAAGCCACGTCCACCTAACGATTGGCTCGGGTGGCCAGGAATCAAATTTCGCGTCGAATCTTTACTTTAATTTTCATCCCCTCGATCCCGAGAACTGGCGGACGAATGGATACTTTCAAATCGCTGACTCATCCTGGAAAGTCAATTCAGTCGCCAACCCAAAGAACAAGACCGCCTCTGTAGATCTGATGGGTTCTCCCACACAAGGACTGGTCGAACTGGTCATCAATCTGGCGAAGCAGGTGGCTCCGAAGATGGGTAAGCTCCCCCTTGAGAGAATGGCTCGTGTCATAGATCCTCCCGACCTGCACATTTCTGCTGAATTCGAGGGAGCACTCAAACCCAAGTCCGTGGACGCCACACTCGAGGCAAACCGTCTAACCTCACTGGACGCTCCTTTTGATCGCGTTATCGCTCAAGCGAATCTTCGCGGCAACCAGGTCGAAGTCCCCAATCTCTGGCTACGCAGCGGCAAGCAAAGTGGACGCCTTTCGGTATTGCTTGATTTGGAAACCATGCACCGACGTCTTTTAATAGACGGCTTGTTCAACCCCAACACCGTCAATGGCTGGATTCCTGACCCTTGGTGGACGGAGCTTTGGTCTAACTTTCGTTTCCCGGAGGAGGGTTTCTATTGCTTGATGGACTCCAGCCAAATCATCAAACGACCTGAAACTCTTCGGTTGACCGGGTACGGTACCTGCAAAGAACTGGATATCCGGGGTCACCCAATGGAGGAGATCGAAACCCACATGTTCATCCTTCAGCGCTACATCGATCTCTACAATCTAGCACTAACCCGAAAGGAGGGCTCGATCAAAGGAGATGGCCAGTTTTCCATCGGCCAAGACCCTCGCGACGGCATTTATAAAATGACCGCTCTTTGGCTCGATGCCGAATCGACGATCGACCTGAGCATCGGCCCTGACCTCATCTATGAAGTGCGAGAAAACGTTGAAGAGATACTGGAGCCCTACGGATACAGCGTTCCGCCAAAGGTCGACGCCCGCTCAGCCAGCGTCATGCACAAGAATCGCTTCACCTATGACGTCGATCTGCAAATCGATACGGACGAAGCCTTCAACTACTACGACTACCCACTCGATTCGCTCAGCGCAACCGTCAGCGTTGGCAATGACCGAGCGGACATTCCCGCCGTCAAGGCTCGCTTGGCAGGCGGGATCGTTGATGCCAACGCCACCGTTCGAAACGAAAATATCGCTTTGAGCGTTACGCTCAGCGACGCCCGCTTCGGAGACACGCTCAAAGCGTCTGCCGAGTACTTTCGTGCCAGTGATCCAGAAAGCTCCGCCCATGGAATCACAGCGGAGGAACTTTCCGCCTATGGTGGCACGACGAGCCTGCACTTCACTGGCAAAGGAGTCGTTGGAGACTCGCTCTCCTATGATGGCGAAGGGACGTATCAAATTTCTGGGGCCAACCTTACGGATCTCCCGCTTTTAGGCGGGATTTCTCGGGCCCTAGATAGCGCGGGAATCCCGATCGCTACTCTCAAGTTCAATGGAGCAGAGGGAGAATTTGCCGTACAGAAGCGCTATGTGGAATTTCCCGAACTCATTCTGGTAGGCCCCATCGCTCAAATTAAGAGCAGCGGGAAGTACGACCTTGGGGAAGACGAGCTCGACTTCAAAGCCCAGCTTCAGCCGTTCCGCTCCATTCCTCTAGTCCAAGTACCCCTCCGGCTTCTCGATGTCTTTACGGGCATTTTCGAAGTCCGCCTGACCGGTCCCATTTCCGATCCGAAAAAGAGCGTTTTTCGCGAGGCTCCTAAGCGCGAAGAAGGGGTTTCAACGGAAAACGAAAACGTATCCGGATAG
- a CDS encoding DUF4340 domain-containing protein gives MRLKITLTLLIILLGLLTYIFYIDPWSSRLQLEGEDDNALASLAVDIDYLRIYDNAKNRALTLEKSENDWMLTEPFLWAANTFAVERILTQLQFLDTKVTFAADRIGQTGSSLAEYGLAPPSLTLEFGSNGGRYSIGIGKATDLGNHLYLLSFDKTKIHVVDRSLLDSLSIDIESLRNPRIFRSNIFEVDSWNLQLQDNLRTRVTKNENIWTIETPINTRADSIEVNTLLGKLLELKSLRVLQPTPADLRLYGLQQPSLRIAIESDQSREALEVGNPISPTDPLIRYGKLENRNTVFEIELDYLPELEKAQTNLRDRRIFEIDTAYATSVSFEKGGSESFSLQKLETDEWEILIPDEEQGFIREKGSNEAVKDALDWLNKVKAIASPISSGFVHDAPTAADLETYGLEVPEYSIRIASGRLRDRTEEPKPPKVETLLFGDLHSGDRTLRYVKLAESDFVYLVSNDILEMVPDVLFQYQSRRLYQIPGDATINKLSITRLSNEETLLDTSIEDSNLPLELVDSLTPLEVKSYLFDQYTSNVSIAGKRQSWAYLMNVTFQWASADTGHSKSVELYVSELTGGPLLLGGSIDRNSVFEFRQPFIDAFSSVVFDRIKRPVPEEPFDSDLPLPPAGEEPASPDTEQQ, from the coding sequence ATGCGACTAAAAATCACACTCACGCTTCTCATAATTCTCCTGGGTCTTCTGACCTACATATTCTACATTGACCCATGGAGTTCCCGTTTACAATTGGAGGGTGAGGATGACAATGCCCTCGCCTCCCTAGCGGTGGACATCGACTATCTGCGAATCTACGACAATGCGAAGAATAGAGCCCTTACGTTGGAGAAATCGGAAAACGACTGGATGCTAACCGAGCCTTTCCTCTGGGCGGCAAACACCTTTGCAGTAGAGCGAATTCTCACACAACTTCAATTTCTGGATACCAAGGTCACCTTCGCCGCAGACCGCATCGGCCAGACCGGATCCAGCCTGGCGGAATATGGCCTCGCTCCACCTAGCCTTACGCTTGAATTCGGCAGCAACGGGGGCCGCTACTCCATTGGGATCGGAAAAGCTACGGATTTAGGAAACCATCTCTACCTACTCTCATTCGATAAAACCAAAATCCACGTGGTGGATCGCAGCCTGCTAGACAGCCTTTCCATCGACATTGAGAGCCTGCGCAATCCTCGAATCTTTCGCAGCAACATATTTGAAGTAGATTCGTGGAATCTGCAATTGCAGGACAATCTACGAACCCGAGTCACAAAGAACGAAAACATCTGGACGATCGAAACGCCTATCAATACTCGAGCGGACTCTATCGAGGTAAACACTCTTCTAGGAAAACTGCTCGAGTTGAAAAGTCTTCGCGTACTGCAACCCACCCCGGCAGACCTCAGGCTATACGGGTTGCAGCAGCCGTCCTTGCGAATCGCCATCGAGTCGGACCAGAGTCGTGAGGCTCTGGAAGTTGGAAACCCCATAAGTCCAACCGATCCCCTCATACGCTACGGCAAACTCGAAAATCGCAATACGGTTTTTGAAATTGAATTAGACTATTTGCCTGAACTAGAGAAAGCACAGACCAATCTGCGGGACAGACGTATCTTTGAGATCGATACGGCTTATGCCACATCCGTTTCTTTTGAAAAGGGTGGATCTGAATCCTTTTCACTCCAGAAGTTGGAAACGGACGAATGGGAAATTCTCATCCCCGACGAGGAACAAGGATTCATACGGGAAAAGGGCTCGAACGAAGCGGTCAAAGACGCCCTCGATTGGCTCAATAAAGTAAAAGCCATCGCCTCGCCAATCTCATCAGGCTTTGTTCACGACGCTCCCACTGCCGCCGACCTGGAAACCTATGGACTCGAAGTTCCTGAGTATTCGATCCGTATTGCGTCGGGAAGATTGAGGGACCGCACGGAAGAGCCCAAGCCCCCAAAAGTGGAGACGCTTCTCTTCGGCGATCTTCACAGCGGAGACCGCACATTGAGGTACGTCAAACTTGCCGAATCAGATTTCGTCTACCTCGTTTCAAACGATATTTTGGAAATGGTCCCTGACGTATTGTTCCAATATCAAAGCCGTCGCTTGTATCAAATCCCCGGTGACGCGACAATTAACAAATTGTCGATCACTCGCCTTTCCAACGAGGAGACCTTGCTGGACACATCCATCGAGGACAGTAACTTACCCCTCGAACTGGTCGATTCGCTTACCCCTCTAGAGGTGAAGTCCTATCTATTCGATCAATACACTTCTAACGTATCCATCGCGGGAAAACGGCAAAGTTGGGCCTACTTGATGAACGTCACTTTCCAGTGGGCGAGCGCTGACACAGGACACTCGAAAAGCGTCGAACTCTACGTTTCAGAATTGACGGGAGGACCACTTCTCCTTGGTGGCTCGATCGATAGAAACTCGGTTTTTGAGTTTCGGCAGCCATTTATCGACGCTTTTAGCTCGGTAGTTTTCGATCGTATTAAGCGCCCCGTTCCCGAAGAGCCCTTCGATTCTGATCTGCCTCTCCCACCTGCAGGGGAAGAACCCGCTAGTCCCGATACCGAGCAGCAATAG
- a CDS encoding GldG family protein produces the protein MSLIESYQSNRIVDTFHTIAQFILVFLILAAVNAIAMRSYKRIDTTIGRTYTLSAQTVAYLHQLEQPIQIIVTLSDQNVDLGIRDIYYDVKSLLSEYEYETRNQGENRVSVEYVDIYQQTRRTKELNISEDNAIIFRTPGLETPKSIQIDELYRLENGELREFLGENIFTRAILEISQKEIPVIYFTTGHGELNPNDFSPSQGISKLMDELKSRNLRTATLDFSANREIPKDAALVVIPAPKTRILPREQELLKSFLRKESGRVLILLEPDADHGLDDLLFEWGLLTDKALAIEASRSSLIDGGDLMVRRFATHPITDKLLKLNMSIITDRARVVREDPGRPIDESLIIKELMATSDNSWGEKNYAVEGFPQFDPAVDLKGPVRVAAVSEKKVDSSLGISIPGGRLIVIGTSSFIANNRIQASGNLFLALNAINYAIDRVAQLNIPPRPIKKVKLDLSMEQLMLSRYFIWLGPPLLVGFLGILMYLARRQ, from the coding sequence ATGAGCTTGATCGAATCCTATCAGTCCAACCGAATCGTCGATACGTTTCACACGATCGCCCAGTTCATATTGGTCTTTCTCATTCTCGCGGCAGTCAACGCCATTGCCATGCGTTCCTACAAGCGAATCGATACCACGATCGGTCGCACCTACACCCTTTCAGCCCAAACCGTTGCCTATCTTCATCAGCTCGAACAGCCGATTCAGATTATCGTAACGCTTTCAGACCAAAATGTAGATCTGGGCATTAGAGACATCTATTACGACGTCAAATCCTTGCTTAGCGAATACGAATATGAAACGCGAAACCAAGGCGAGAACCGCGTTAGCGTTGAATACGTAGACATCTACCAACAAACGAGACGAACTAAAGAGCTCAACATTAGCGAGGATAACGCGATTATCTTTAGAACTCCGGGTTTAGAGACGCCTAAGTCGATTCAAATTGACGAGCTCTACCGCCTTGAAAATGGCGAGCTAAGAGAGTTTCTAGGTGAAAACATCTTCACTCGCGCGATACTGGAAATATCCCAAAAGGAGATTCCGGTCATTTATTTCACCACTGGACACGGAGAACTCAACCCAAACGACTTCTCGCCCTCACAGGGAATTTCCAAATTGATGGACGAGCTGAAAAGTCGAAACTTGAGAACCGCTACCCTGGATTTTTCGGCGAACAGAGAGATTCCCAAAGACGCGGCGCTAGTAGTTATTCCCGCTCCGAAAACGAGGATTCTTCCTCGAGAGCAAGAATTGCTGAAGAGTTTTCTGCGAAAAGAGTCCGGCCGCGTATTGATATTACTAGAGCCGGATGCAGATCATGGACTAGACGATCTGCTTTTTGAATGGGGGCTTCTGACCGACAAAGCGCTGGCCATCGAAGCCAGCCGAAGCAGCCTCATCGACGGCGGTGACCTCATGGTCCGACGATTCGCGACTCACCCCATAACAGACAAACTGCTGAAATTGAACATGTCCATAATTACAGATCGGGCTCGCGTCGTTCGCGAAGATCCTGGAAGACCGATCGACGAATCTCTAATTATAAAAGAGCTGATGGCTACTTCGGACAACAGTTGGGGCGAAAAGAACTACGCCGTCGAAGGCTTCCCCCAGTTCGACCCAGCCGTCGACTTAAAAGGTCCCGTCCGAGTAGCAGCGGTCTCAGAGAAAAAGGTCGATTCCTCTCTAGGCATCAGCATTCCCGGAGGGCGGCTTATTGTCATTGGCACCTCAAGTTTCATCGCGAATAATCGCATCCAAGCTTCAGGAAATCTCTTTCTCGCCCTCAACGCGATCAACTATGCCATCGACCGAGTCGCTCAGCTCAACATTCCTCCAAGGCCGATAAAAAAGGTAAAACTGGACCTGAGCATGGAACAACTCATGCTTTCTCGATATTTCATATGGCTGGGCCCACCTCTTCTCGTCGGTTTCTTGGGAATTCTCATGTATTTAGCCAGAAGGCAGTAA